CACTGTTTGTAttgatttcatttattcattattttatttatttgttcattcattccttatttatttcttgcatttctttatttattaattcattactttacattcttttttttttattcatttattgattttGAAAACAGGAAAGCTGAATCTGAGGTGAAGGCATTGGCTCGACTAGAGCATCCAAACATAGTGCGTTACATCACATGCTGGCCAAGTTCTGAAGACTGGACGTCAAACCAAGAAAGAAACCAAGAGTCCAAGTAAGCAAGTCTCCTGCACTTTTGATAAAACATTCAGTGCTTCTCAACAGTCTCGTTTATGCATTTTATGTTCAGTACACCAGGTTCTTCATCAGATGTAGAGACctatgaggatgatgatgatgatgatgatggtggtgacaGTGACACATCAGGAGTGGAAAGTCTGGGTGTGACAGAGTATGTTCAGCAGTCTTCTTATGAGATACTTGATTAGTCTTTATAGGGTAAACTGGTTGGGAGCATGATTCCCttttttggataaaagtatctgctaaatgcatgaatgtaactGGGTCTGTTCTTAGATCTTCATCTGCTGCTGCTGAGCCCTCAGGATGCAACAGAAATAACAGTTTAGACTGTTTATCTGTTGATTTAAATTAATGACACATTATCTGCATTTTCCTTGAtcttttaaaataactgatttcattTTACTGTAACTTTCAAATCTGTCCAAAAAAGGCCATCTGTTGAAAAACCAAACCTCTGCCCTGCATTACCCTTTAAAGAATAACAATATTAGAAACAAGttgagatttattttaaaacagtggAATatcactatttaaaaataaattatgaatgattTGGTACAActtgtaaaaaaatgaaaatgtgtatcTTTTAAGACAATACCTCACAATGTTAAATATTCGTCCATGGGTGATGCCTGTTCTTTCTTTCGCGCTTATTTCAGCAGCGGGACATATTTGTTTATTCAGATGGAGTTCTGCGAGGGAGGAACACTGACTGATTGGATACAGGCGAGGAATGATCTGAAAAAACAGAGAACCATGATGGAAatccataaaatattttatgaaattatcACTGGAGTGGAATTCATCCATGCAAAGAATCTCATCCACAGAGACTTGAAGGtgctgtatttaattttatttactggTTTTGCCTTTTTCGGGATATTTACCCATGTGTTCTCTCCCTTTAGCCTGATAACATACTGTTTGGAGCTGAAGGCAAAGTGAAGATCGGAGACTTTGGGCTGGTGACCGATCAGAATGGTGACCCTATAGAGAGGTCAAACAGTGGAACACCAACTTACATGAGTCCTGAACAGGTAATGCATTTCTATTGCTTGACAGCTTAGGGTCCTTTATAGCTCATAAATAACCCTAGAACCACATTTACAATTTTAGATTTTacagttatatttttaaaaatgaattttgtgTATTGTATTTGGAAAACATTGAATGGATtaataaatgagaaaatatataaataacactgtTTACTTCAGGAAAATAAGAGGACTTATGatgaaaaaacagacatttttccCCTTGGACTCATTTGGTTTGAGATGCTCTGGAAAATATCTACTGGTACGGAAAGAGCAAAGGTCAGTAGAATTTGATGATAGTCATAAGTCTATAcagatatttacaaaaaaaaaatgtatgtttaatacaTTCACTCTGTCTTGCCACTGCAGCTGTGGGAAGACCTGAAAAATCGAAGGTTTCCAAAAGGTTTCAGCCAGAGTTATCCAAATGAGGTCAGGAACTTGATTTGACCTTCAGATAAATATTGATTGGACTGAGTTTAGCCTATAactttatgttgttgttttcagaGTAAATTCATCGTGAAGATGCTGTCGAATTCACCAGAGCACAGACCACATGCAAAAGACATGAAAGAAACACTGAAGAAGTTTTTCTCTCTGGATCCGAATCTGTTAAGCCAGAAAACTGTCTGAGATTTTTGTGTATTGAAACTGTCTCAGCAGTTAATTATGTCCtttcaaaataatgaatttacACACAGAGCACAACTGACAGGTTACAACGTTTCGATGATTTCATGGATTTGTTCATGATTTAATGATAAACTATTTAATGATCTCTGATTAAGGTGATAATATAAACTCATGATTTGTAAACTTCGGGGAGTGATTTTTCTAAACAAAGTATGAGAATAACTTCTGAAGGATCTAAGGATCCTCAATGCAGCCTGCAGGTGTTTTGCTTCAAGAGAGCAAccatacatttgttttgttttacattctTTCTCTTATATTAATTTGttcataatcattttaataatttaatcatataataattttgaataatttaaatactaatttcatttatttataaactgattaattATGTAATCACGAAGGTGCAAAAGCACCTATTGTATCCGTTAGCATTAGTATCCTTCCGTATGTTCCTCCATTGTGTCTATGGCATAGAACAGCTTGCGGGAATGTTGTGatatttggcacactgatagaggacagtgaaAAAAGTCACCATAGCAAATTtggagtctctaactcaaactctctagcgccaccacttgttcAAAGTTTCACTCATgtatatgctaataacttttaaatgtaaGACACAGAAGGAATTTTCTGTTTTCctctgattccttggctcatgccaagtcgaatggacccaaaaattaaaaaaaaatgtaaggcatagtttttttagctatttttaattgtttgtaaaacctactttttcgaactcgtcctagacggtttgcaTGATTTTCACCAAAAAAGCATACAGAAACGGTTATGAGGCTATATATTCGCAGCGGTTTATCGCGGTTTATCGCATTTAGACCAAACTcagtgtgtgttataacaagcatgacctgaggctacctgcagtgtttcagcacagtgccacctagtggtcaggagataaaaataaatgaccatttttatttatgtcttCTGAATATATTcatcgccacctattggtcaaaagtgataagccaataattaatattactaGTGGTTCTATTTATGATTTATCAGCCATTTTGactgaaataatagtaaaatggTTTTGACTCAATGACTCATTCCCGCAGTTGGTCTGAAGCTTGCTTTTGTAGTGCTTGGCTCCATAATTACTGCTTGCAGctctatttatattgttttttatattactgttttcattgTTGTTTAATCTTATGACTCTGTACTTTTAAATGGCTGTTTGTCTTTATGAATAAGAGGTAAGTGGGAATGTTTAAGGAATCTCATGGGTTTATGGAATGTTGTTGTGAAGCAGTTTGATGTAAAGCTACTTGTTTGACTAGTGTTTATCAGACGAAGTCTAAGCATTGAGACGTGCAGCTAAGATTATTCAATAAACTCTGCTCCTTTTTACAATCATCACTTAGTCTCCTGCTTCTGCTCTTCACTGGCTTTGCTCAGTCAATTTCTTGACTGATAGAACACTGTTAATACAGTTTTGGGTAACAGACAAGACCACCTTTTAACAGCTTTTGAGAATTAGATATCAGGATCAGGCATCCAGGGCTGGATCAGATATTCCTGGCATTAAGGGTTGTTCTAACAATTTCAGATTTATTCTATTAGATTTATTAGAGTAGTGTAAATGACAGGTCTAACCATAGCAAAAGTTCTGCGTTATAAATTTACTGAAatgaatgaacttttccacaacattctaatgtATTGAGAATCACTTGTAGTATCATAGCTAACATCTAAGAATTCATCTACTCTCCTCGCAAAACCTGAAGAGATTGCTAAAAAGTTTGGTGAGTCcctgcataaaaatacatatacatttacagaTGATcaggaaataaaatgtttttttggataGTATGCAGTTACCACAATTAACAGAATATGAGTTCAGAATTAGATAAACCAATTACGGAATAGGAGATTTTGGAGATAATTCAGAGACTTACAATTAACAGCGCAATCACTTGCATGTTTTCCATGGATACGCCATCATTTTGCTCATAAGGTAAGAGTCATTAATCATTCgtaactgtaaagggtctactttaattttagttcactcagaatatcaacaaaacattgtgcttttataaaataaagaatacaaaCATGATGTGCTTTTTGCCATCTGGTCTTGAATAGGTGCGcttcaaaaaaatacaataaaatataaaaaacgatAACTTTCTTTATAATCATAATCTGTAGCTATAGATGGAATCAAAACTTTTGATGCTCTGCATGGTCACCTGTATGCTAATGCGGTTGTATATGCGTTGCGTAGGTGATGTATACTATTTATAATAGCCTACAAACATTATAACAGTATTTCAGACAGTAGCCTATGTGTGCTCTGTGAGTATATGAGCACAATAAAAGGAGTAACAACAATCCAAAAACAAAGCAGAGGGTCTAAAAAGGCAGACATCAATTAATTCAAAATGATAGAAACAGTCTAGGGCCATAACACAGAAATACAATAGTGAAAACGTAAACAATCAGAGATGTCAGCCAGGGAAACAACAAGATTTCAATGAGAGCGTTTGAAACGGCGACTTAAATAGTGCCATGAATGCGCATCGGGTGTGCTCTAATCAGAGTCAGGTGTGGAAtcatgggaaatggagttcagaGAAGAAAGTCAATATTCCGCTGATGGCGTCCTCTGGTGACGATCAGGGGGAACTACAGTTGCGGAATTCATTACATAGTGATTCATTACATTCTGTTGGTCCACCGGGAAAATGTATAgatgtatataaatatagatgTATTCTATATGTTACTGTGCCACTATATTGGTATGTTGTGTACTATATTGGTTAACTTGCGTAATAAAAGTTTATAGTGACGTTTCGAAACCTAGAGCTGGAATGGGCGTGTTAGCGCCGAGGAAAGAGAGATTGAATCGAAACTGAAAGCTAAAGGAGACTGATTTAAATACCGACGCGGATCTATAAAACCTTGGGTCTAGACCGAGCATAGAAGGTAGAAGACAACTCTCTGACAGCATCTGAACTGTATTACAAACCTTTCTGACTGAAGCAAAATGCCTGTCGTCGATAGTGAAATGGAGAGAAAGATCTGTGACTTCTTGAGGCGAAATGGCAAAAGCACCGCTTTGGTAATTGCTAAAGAAATCGGAACAGATAAACGCACTGTGAACAAACATCTGTACAACCTAGAGAGATCAAAACAGGTGTTCAAAACTGACAAACAGCCTCCTGTTTGGGACCTTTTGGAGAATAAGACTGAGATCAAACAGACAGTCAAACCAGAGCAAAAATCTCGGACGACAAGAGACACGAGTGAAGAGAAAGATGTTGAGGATCTGCTGATGAGGTCAGGAGGTTTAAAAGCCCATCAGATCGCCACAGACCTGGGACAGTCAAGACAAACCATTAACAAACAGCTGTACAGTATGGAGGAGAAGGGAAAAGTTAAGAGGTGTAGCAAAAGCAAGTTGTGGTCTCTGAATGAGGAGTGGAGCGATGATAGTTTCAGCCAAGAGAGGTTTGTGTTATAAGCTACTGACTATTCTGTGTTTTTAATTTGGTGCCAGTGTTGGAGAATAACTAAAAATGATTTGTTATTGATCAGTTCCAGTTCCTGTCCCAGTGATCATGGATTAGACTCAATTTCAGGGTAAGCATACTGGACCTGACAGAAATATCTTGTTAATTCAGAAACAATGAAGAAGTTTTTCTCTCTggatcagaatatatatatattcagaaaaagCATAGTGATTTAATTGTCTATTAACATGTATGTGTCATCTATAGATTGCAGAATTTTAAAGTGATTGCAGAACTTGGTGAAGGAGGCTTTGGCTGTGTTTATAAAGTAAAACATATATATGATCGCAAGATCTACGCTGTAAAGAGGGTCAACTTTACCAGGTAAGTTTATACGAGTCAAAAGAACATATCTaattttaaaaagaacatttgtcATGAttatgaggcaaaaaaaaaaaaaaaaaaaaaaatatatatatatataatgttattcattcattcattttattcattgtttttatttgttttagtcagtcattcaaatattcattcattcattattcatttattttaattttaaaaaaaaatcttacattgaaatatgtactttttgtccattcatcattttttattattttattcatttattgattttGAAAACAGGAGAGCTGATTCTGAGGTGATGACATTGGCCCGACTAGAGCACCCAAACATAGTGCGTTACATCACATGCTGGACAGATTCTGAAGACTGGACgtcaaaccaagaaaaaaaacaagtgtcCAAGTAAGCAAGTCTCCTGCACTTTTGATAAAACATTCAGTGCTTCTCAATAGTGAAGTTTGTGTTTTTTATGTTCAGCACTTCATCAGATGTAGTGACCTTTGACAGAGACGGCTGTGAAGAGAATGATGAAGATGAagttgatgatgaagatgatgtgaCATCAGGAATGGAAAGTCTGAGTATAACAGAGTATGTCTAGCATTCCTCTTatgacacgtttttttttttttgctcctatACAGGTGTTTCTCAATACATCAGAATGTCAcggaaaaaatcatttatttcagtaaatcagggtattaaataaattcaatacacacagactgaagtagtttaagtctttggtacttttgattgtgatgattttggctcacatttaacaaaaacccaccaatccaCGATCTCAACAATTTAGAATGTGGTGACATACCAATCAGCTCAACCCAaaactcaaaacatctgcaaaggattcctgagccttcaaaatggtctctgacaatcattgacaatccttcacaaggagtgtacttcacaaacattcattgccagtAAACTGgcttttcacagagtgctgtatcaaagcatgtcaacagaaagttgagtggaagaaaaagatgagagcaagttttgtatttcatttggaaaccaaggtcgtagagtctggagaaagggtggagaagctcatatcccaagttgcttgaagtccagtgttaagtttccacagtctgtgatgatttggggtcaatgtcatctgctggtgttggtccattgtgtttattaaaaaccaaagtcactgcatctgtttaccaagaaatattggagcacttcatgcttccttcttctgacaagctttttgaagatgctaatttaattttccagcaggatttggcacctgtccacactgccaaaagcaccaaagttggttaaatgccatggtgttggtgtgcttgactgaccagcaaactccCCAGACCTGAACCCAACAGAGAATCTgtgaggtattgtcaagaggaagatgaggaacaagagaccaaacaatgctgatgagctgaaggccagtgtcaaagaaacctgcttccagaccacctcagcagagccacaaactgatcacctccacgccacgccgaattgaggcagtaatttaaGAAAAAGCAGACCCTACcgtattgagtacatgtaaagtaaattaacatactttccagaagaccagcaattcactaaaaatattttttttttttttattggtcttatgaagtattctaatttgttgagagtgaataggtgggtttttgttaaatgtgagccaaaatcatcacaatgaaaagaaccaaagacttaaactacttcagtctgtgagcattaaattaatttaatacacaagtttcacaatttgagttgaattactaacaCAAAATGTACTCTTTCACGACATTCAaattcattgagaagcacctgtattagCTCCTTTTAGGGTAATGTAGTATTACAGTGTGTCAACTGATCGTGTTTTTTAGCTCTAAGTAGTTTGTCTCTTTGGTTAAAAGTGtctgcatgaatgtaaatgtaattg
The Carassius auratus strain Wakin chromosome 38, ASM336829v1, whole genome shotgun sequence genome window above contains:
- the pkz gene encoding protein kinase containing Z-DNA binding domains produces the protein MPVVDSEMERKICDFLRRNGKSTALVIAKEIGTDKRTVNKHLYNLERSKQVFKTDKQPPVWDLLENKTEIKQTVKPEQKSRTTRDTSEEKDVEDLLMRSGGLKAHQIATDLGQSRQTINKQLYSMEEKGKVKRCSKSKLWSLNEEWSDDSFSQESSSSCPSDHGLDSISGLQNFKVIAELGEGGFGCVYKVKHIYDRKIYAVKRVNFTRRADSEVMTLARLEHPNIVRYITCWTDSEDWTSNQEKKQVSK